The sequence below is a genomic window from Chitinophagales bacterium.
ATTATTATATAGATTCTTAGAAAAAAGATCTCAACAAAATTCATGAGTGATCACAAAAAATATTTAATTGGTATTTCTGTTGGGGATATTAATGGAATCGGAATTGAAGTCTTTATTAAAACCTTTACAGATACCCGAATGATGGAATGGTGTACACCAGTTGTGTATGGATCTTCCAGGGTAATTGCCCAGCACCGTAAGAATTTAAATCTTGGATCTTTCAATTTTAATGTTGCCTCAGGTATTGATCGCCTCCAGGCTAATACTGTAAACATTATTACAGTATGGGAGGATGATCCTAATGTTCAATTCGGTGCTATTAATGAAAACGGTGGTAAGTATGCTTTTCTTTCCCTTCAGGCGGCAGTAAAGGATTTGAAGGAAGGAAAAATAGATGCATTGGTGACTGCACCTGTAAATAAAAAAAATATTCAATCAGAAAATTTTCCTTTTACAGGCCACACCGGATACCTGGTACAGCAGTCCGGCGAAACGGATCACATAATGATGCTTTGCAGTAATGAAATGCGTGTTGGGTTGTTAACCGAGCACATTGGCCTTTCAGATGTTTACAAATACATAACGAGGGAATCTATATTAAAAAAACTAGCGACCATACAAGGTTCTCTGATACGCGATTTTGGGATCGATAAGCCTAAAATTGCGGTGCTTGGCTTAAACCCTCATGCCGGAGATGATGGGATAATCGGAAGAGAAGAGATTGATATAATTAAGCCAGCCATTGCAGAAGCCATCAGTACGAATATGCTCGCATTTGGACCGTATAGTGCTGATGGATTTTTTGGTTCCGGAAACTATAAAAAATTTGATGCGATTCTGGCAATGTATCACGACCAGGGTTTAATCCCCTTCAAGGCTTTATATTTTGATTCAGGCGTAAACTACACGGCCGGCCTTCCTTTTGTGCGTACTTCTCCCGATCATGGAACTGGTTTCGACATTGCAGGAAAAAATGTGGCCCATGAAGAATCCTTTCGACATGCGGTATTTCTTGCTATTGACATTCTGAGAAACAGGGAAGGATATGCAGAAAGAACTTCAAATCCATTAAAAAAAATAGAAATTCCAAAGGAGCGTTAATCCAGCTGAGGGTTTGGTTTATGAAAGATGAATCGAATCGGATTTAGCAGGAACAAAGCTTACTAAAAAAAGAATGCCCATTTTAAAAAATATGGCATTGCCTTCGCCCAGGTTTTTTGGTTATGATGGCCACCTTTAATTTCCAGATATTCTATGTCCCGGTAAGGACGGTAGCCCTTTTTAACTAATTCAGCAATTAAATCCAGAGTATCGTCAATTGAATCAATAATTTCATTAGCATTCCTGTCTGCCCTTTCATCCTGAGTTCCCGTTTGAAACCAGAATTTCAATCCGGGTCTGAATGCATCCGCTCTTACCTGTGAATGAATAATTCGATCCATCTCATCTGTATATCCTTCATTATATCCTTTGCTTCGCCACCATAATGATCCGGAGAATACGCCTATCTTTTTAAAAACTTCAGGATAATTCCAGCCAATGTCCAATGCAGATAGTCCACCTAATGAATAGCCTGCAATTGCATTGTTGCTTCCGAAAATATCAATTCGGAAGCGGGAGGCAGCCAAAGGCAAAAATTCTTCCATCAGAAATGAGCTGTATGCTTTAGCAAGGCTTCCACGTTTTTTAAAATCACTCTGTGCAGCTACGCCATACTCCTGTATTCGGTTACCCGCATGGATAGAAAAAACCAAAGGCTCGAAAAATTGTTCCTGCCGAATTAGTCTCGATAGTGTGCTTTTCAGCCTGACTGATTCACTGTCCTGGCCATCGTTTAAAACAAGAAAAGGATAATTGTTTGTACCGAAACTATAGGAAGGAGGAATAAAAACATCAACCACCGTGGCACGGTTTAAAATCGGCGAATAAATATCTGAAATATGCTCAACCTGATATAGTGACTGTACTTTTTCTCCTGCTGTCTGCACAATTAATTTTTTCTGCGCAAGTATAAGAATTCTGCCGGGAAAAGTCAGAACCTGTTTTAGTGTTATCATTATATGTGAAAATATTTTCCATCATCATATATTCATATTTATATTTTACATGTTAAATACTTTTATCTGGTTACAGGCTATTATTATATTCCGGTCAATTTTTTACCTTTGCCTTCCTTTATAAATGAGGAAGAATGGATAGGTTGAGGCAATATGAAATTGCATTCGTGGGATTAAAAACAGGAATTCATCAATTCAATTTTGACATTGATGACCGGTTTTTTGCATACTTTAATAATTCATTGGTGAATAAGGGTGACCTGAAGGTTCACTTAAACTTCGATAAAAAACCATCTTTTTTTATTCTTTATTTTCGGATTGAAGGATTTGTTCACCTTCCATGTGACCGGTGTTCAGCAGAATTAGATTTTCCACTGGATGCCGATTTTACTATCGTAGTAAAGTTTGATGATCATTCCGAAAATGAACACGATGATTCTATGGCGGATGTTATTTATATCGATCGAAATGAAACCCATTTAAATACAGGTCAGTTGATTTATGAATTTATAAACTTAAGCATTCCCCTGCATCGAATTAATTGCGATAACTTAAATAACAAAAAGCCATGCGATTACGAAATCTTAAGCCGGTTAGTGGCTCCTGCACCAAAAAAACAAAAGCCTCCAGTGGATCCCCGTTGGAAAGACTTAACAAAAATTAAACTTAATTAACATGCCAAACCCAAAACGTCGCCATTCTTCTACACGACGAGATAAGCGCAGAACACACGATAAAGCACATGTTCCTACTATTAGTATTGATCCCACAACCGGCGCGCCTCACATCCGGCACAGAGCTCATTACCACGAAGGTGAGTTATTTTACAAGGGCAAAAAAATACTTGCCAAAAGTGAATAGAGGTATTCAACAAATCAAATCGTGAATGGTGTGGGCGGTTTGACAAACAACAATTATTAAAGAATCTAAAGACTGCTCTTTGGAAAACATTGATTTTTGCATTTGTAGCGACGCTAACCTTGAAATGAAATGAGAATAGGAATAGACGCTATGGGTGGTGATTATGCTCCTCTTGAATGCATAAAAGGGGCCTTGCGCGTCCGCAGGGAATTAGATACAAATGTGGAATTGGTATTGTTTGGTGATCAACCACTGTTACATAAAATTTGCATTGAACAGGGAGGGGACGGAAATGAATTTACGGTAGTACATTCCCCTGAAGTGATTGGAATGGCAGAATCCCCTACCAAAGCTTTATTACAAAAGCAACAGTCCAGTATTGCTATTGGGTTTCATTTTTTGAAAGAAAAAAAAATTGATGCATTTGCCGGTGCAGGAAATACAGGCGCTATGCTTGTGGGCGCTATGTACTCGGTGAAAACGGTAGAAGGTGTAATCAGACCGGCGATTTCAACCATTTTACCGCATACGGATGATCATCTTGGGTTTTTATTGGATATAGGTGCAAACTCTGATTGCAAACCTGAAGTGCTTTTACAATTTGGTATTCTCGGTTCCCTTTATGCCCAGCATATATATAAAGTAGAAAATCCTAAAGTAGCATTGTTAAGCATTGGCGAAGAGGAAGGAAAGGGAAATCTTCTGATTAAGGATACTTACCCGCTTATGCAGGATTGCAGTAAAATTAATTTTATTGGGAATGTAGAAGGAAGGGATATTTTCGGAGATAAAGCAGATGTAATAGTGTGTGATGGATTTACCGGCAATATCGTACTTAAATTCGGAGAATCCTTTTACGATATGATTAAGAAGCGAAATATGTCAGACCCGTTTTGGGATCGCTTCAACTATGAAAATTATGGAGGCACTGGTATTTTGGGAGCCAATGCGCCTATTGTAATAGCTCATGGTATTTCTAATGCTACCGCTTTTCACAATATGATACTTTTAGCAAAGAGCATGGTTGAAAGCCGTATAATAGAAATTTTTAAAGAGGCATTTATTAATCACCAAAATGGCCATCCCAATTAATGAACGCTACCATAAATGGTAGCCGGCATTTCCTGATAAATAATAATTATGGCAAAAATTACAGCAGCCATTACAGGTATCCACGGATATGTTCCTGATTATGTTCTTACCAACCAGGAACTGGAGGCAATGGTAGATACTACAGATGATTGGATTACTT
It includes:
- the pdxA gene encoding 4-hydroxythreonine-4-phosphate dehydrogenase PdxA yields the protein MSDHKKYLIGISVGDINGIGIEVFIKTFTDTRMMEWCTPVVYGSSRVIAQHRKNLNLGSFNFNVASGIDRLQANTVNIITVWEDDPNVQFGAINENGGKYAFLSLQAAVKDLKEGKIDALVTAPVNKKNIQSENFPFTGHTGYLVQQSGETDHIMMLCSNEMRVGLLTEHIGLSDVYKYITRESILKKLATIQGSLIRDFGIDKPKIAVLGLNPHAGDDGIIGREEIDIIKPAIAEAISTNMLAFGPYSADGFFGSGNYKKFDAILAMYHDQGLIPFKALYFDSGVNYTAGLPFVRTSPDHGTGFDIAGKNVAHEESFRHAVFLAIDILRNREGYAERTSNPLKKIEIPKER
- a CDS encoding esterase family protein, with product MITLKQVLTFPGRILILAQKKLIVQTAGEKVQSLYQVEHISDIYSPILNRATVVDVFIPPSYSFGTNNYPFLVLNDGQDSESVRLKSTLSRLIRQEQFFEPLVFSIHAGNRIQEYGVAAQSDFKKRGSLAKAYSSFLMEEFLPLAASRFRIDIFGSNNAIAGYSLGGLSALDIGWNYPEVFKKIGVFSGSLWWRSKGYNEGYTDEMDRIIHSQVRADAFRPGLKFWFQTGTQDERADRNANEIIDSIDDTLDLIAELVKKGYRPYRDIEYLEIKGGHHNQKTWAKAMPYFLKWAFFF
- a CDS encoding DUF177 domain-containing protein; this translates as MDRLRQYEIAFVGLKTGIHQFNFDIDDRFFAYFNNSLVNKGDLKVHLNFDKKPSFFILYFRIEGFVHLPCDRCSAELDFPLDADFTIVVKFDDHSENEHDDSMADVIYIDRNETHLNTGQLIYEFINLSIPLHRINCDNLNNKKPCDYEILSRLVAPAPKKQKPPVDPRWKDLTKIKLN
- the rpmF gene encoding 50S ribosomal protein L32, which produces MPNPKRRHSSTRRDKRRTHDKAHVPTISIDPTTGAPHIRHRAHYHEGELFYKGKKILAKSE
- the plsX gene encoding phosphate acyltransferase PlsX, with translation MRIGIDAMGGDYAPLECIKGALRVRRELDTNVELVLFGDQPLLHKICIEQGGDGNEFTVVHSPEVIGMAESPTKALLQKQQSSIAIGFHFLKEKKIDAFAGAGNTGAMLVGAMYSVKTVEGVIRPAISTILPHTDDHLGFLLDIGANSDCKPEVLLQFGILGSLYAQHIYKVENPKVALLSIGEEEGKGNLLIKDTYPLMQDCSKINFIGNVEGRDIFGDKADVIVCDGFTGNIVLKFGESFYDMIKKRNMSDPFWDRFNYENYGGTGILGANAPIVIAHGISNATAFHNMILLAKSMVESRIIEIFKEAFINHQNGHPN